A window of Gossypium hirsutum isolate 1008001.06 chromosome D13, Gossypium_hirsutum_v2.1, whole genome shotgun sequence genomic DNA:
AAACAATAGTCAAACTTTGTCAACCTATCctctataaataatatataacatcCGATAAAAATTCGGAAATGACTGATTAAAAGTCATAAAGACAATAAAGGATGGTAGCATTTCCTTTTTAAATCCAGAAAAATTTGTCAAATCTAGTCTTCAAATTTCTTGTCAAAATGGaaaattaatagtttatattcAAGTATTTTCCGTGTTTGAAACTTTTATCTACACCCTACACTAAAAATATAGGTTTCTTACACGAACGTTTGAATATTCACATGCAttacaataaatttaatttgCACTACATTCGGAAGGACCAGAGGCTTATACCTTTTTGCATCCCAACAAGATAGTGATGAAGTACCCTAATTCTGCTATTCAACATCTTGATGGCACTATGTATACCAGTAAGATGAGCAGCCACTGCATCACAAGCACAGAAAAGAATACTTGTAACCATCAATGACAGAAATAATAGGCTTCCATCAAATAGGATTGTTACTTTCCACAGAAATCCTAAGAAGAAAAAGTAGAATGCAAGCTTACATTGAGTTGCTGCTGAACCTCCATCAGATGGCTTTAGATGGGCAACATGATCCACAGAGATCCTCTCAGCTTCAACAGTCTTTAagcaccccccccccaaaaaaaaaaaacaaaagaaaaaaaagaaagagaaaatggAAGAAACAACCTCAGTAATCCCAGTTGGTGAAAATTATAAGAAAACTGGGTTTATAAGAATGGAAACTTGGAAAGTACCTCAATTGTGTAGCTCGAACGGACAAAAATAAGCTGCGGAATCCCATCTATAACGTGCAGCTCTTTTATGTTGACAAGACCAACAAGAGGAGGAATAGAAAATGTTATCACCAAAGAATAATGAGGAACTGTAAAGGTTATTAAAGCTACCTAAAACTGCACAAGATTTTCAGTGAGTGTGTTCCTATCAGGATGATATAAGCACATTGAATTAATTCAATAGGAGACTAGTGTTAGTGATATTGTCATCCCTTTCTAATCACCACCACAAATGGTCAGAAATTACTTTTAAGCAAGAACATGAGTTGATCATTCCaggattaaagaaaagttaacaCAAATAGACCAACTCAGCAAACATAGAATGTAAAATCTCATGTTAGCAAACAAAACATGTTCTGGCAATATGACGGAATAAATTAGATGGTAACCTGATCAAACTGAACTCAACTACacttcaaactttaaaaatatagtATAATGTCACACAGGACACCTTATTGCAAAAATTCAGACACAGAATAAGAGACGGTAGGTATTGATTAACATAAAAGGATGAAATAAAGAGAGGCTACACACCACTTTCATAAATGGTGACTGGAAGATCTTTTTGCGTGGGATTGATTGCAGGATTGAGAAGCACATAGAGAGGACTTTCATTAATATCCATCAACTGTAACAATGAACAAGGAGAAACAATTATCAAAAGGAGAGGCAACCAAGTATTACAACATTATAGTTCCATTGTAGAAATAAGTCATAAATAGAAGCAGAAAAGCAGACCTAATCCATTTCTTCATGATCATCACCATATCAATCAAATATTTAATAACAAGCAACACAATCAAATATGCATCGAAACATAAATTACAAAGTAATTATCTATATATAACTGTGAGAGGATGGTTAAGAAAACATACGGCTCTATGAATGTGCATATCGGATTCCTGGGCATCGCTCCCAGTGGAGTACCATCCAAGTATATAAAAATGGGGGAAAACCTTCTTATCTGGGAAAATCAATTcaaaggaaaaaaattttaaattgccaGTACTACTACCGCTAAAATAAGGggaaaaaagaacaaaatgaaaaagagaaaagacatACAAAGCTCCTGTTTCTTCTTGAGGAAGGGGCGGTCGAGGGAGTGGGTGGAGGGATCGTAGAGAAGCTCGAAGCTGTTGAAGATCTCGACGGTGCGGCCCCTCTGGACGCCTATGACACATCCATAGACTCGAGGAGCTTGCTGCTGGTTTTCGACGCCATTGACGGTGGCGGAGGTGGAGGTGAGCGGAGGTGGGTTCAACTGGGACTTGACACGAGTGTAGTGATCCGATATGTTCACGATTACCAGCGGATGAAGCTTGAAGGTTAGACCGCTGCTCGACGATGACGCCATTCTTTtgatttccaatttttttttttttttgtttaccgCTCCTACTCGATGCTTTTGCTTGATTTTCCTTCCCTTTTGCCTTGCTTGCTTTCTCTTTGCTTTGGTTACTCTgcgttttaatttaatttaatttacattatattatataGTTGGAATTGGACTTAATTAATACAATGGTCTCTCTCTATAAGTGGGAACCGAGGCCAGCCCAATAGATGGGCTTTACCACTCCTAAAATGTGTCCAAACCCCCACTTTGTGggtgaaatataatatttaaatttgaattaaaattataaggaagtgttttttttaattatataataattattattaaaaattaaaagtttttaaaaattttatttaaaaaatttaaaaatcatgtaCTAAACTAGAAATTTTATCACATCCGTATGCGTATAAAAACTacgtatttaaaatataaaggtatttttaaaaatagtacaCAATAGATAACAAAACGTTTGGTTTgaattaacaatattattaatatatatatacacacaattaaAAGAAGTAATAATATACGAATATTAAAATTACAATGCATAAAAAAAACCTTTTGTATTgtggtaaatttaaggttttactaatgtaattgcaaTAGGTTCAAATCGGCTTTTTTCCAAATGTACAGCCCAAATTTAGCCTGGGCCTCATCAAACCAAACCAGGCCCACTAACCTAAAATCAAACCCAAACCCTCAACCCAATTACAAGCCTAACCCACCAAAACCCAGCCCAGAAAACACAAATcagaaaaacaatttttttcaaaccctaggtgcgccgcacctagggcccTCTGTCGGCCGCCACTGTCCCTACGCACGCCTCCCATGCCTCTGCCACCACCTGCCACCGTCCCATCGCCACTCATCCTCCCTCTGTTTCACTTACCTGCTCCACCTGCAAAAACAAAAGGAGAACACGCAAAAGGcagaaaggaaaaaaagagagcaaaaatagaaacaaaatattgtGAAAATCAGCTATAAAGAGCCGAATACCAACATTGTAAgggggttttttttcttttcttccgaTTCTTGTAAAAAACAACAGTTTCAAtagaaagaaaagataaaaactaaatttcaaggTGATTTTCTTCAGAGTTTTGTTTTGGATttcggttttttttttgttatttttattttcttttttaaacggAAATAAAAAGAGAAGGAAGAGAAAAACCTTACTTGCGCCGCGCCGGAGGAGGAGGAGGCGAACGGTTTCCCCCTCGTTTTCGGGCCTTGGGCTCATCTTTCTCGAAGTTCCGCCATAGATACGTGTCCTAGGGGCGTTTAGCTTCAAAATGGACTAAAAAAGATTCGATTTTGCACCTCCGGCAGCCGCCAACGGCGGTGCTACGGCGGAGGTGCACCGGCGACCTAGGACGGACCTTGGCCGGATTTGAGAGAGGGGAGGGAGCCTTCTCCGTTtgttttaaaaaagggaaaagggaaaagggaaaaatgaaaaaaaaaactagggtTAAATAGGGAAaggaaacggcgccgttttggcccCCCaagatccgcgcgtcgacccgatcCGACCCGGATGGTCCGCTCGTTTTCGCAAAATGGGCTATTTTCgcagtactacacacatgatcaaTTTTActgttcacgtagtagcctttacatagtactacacacatgatcaGTTTTActgttcacgtagtagcctttacatagtactacacatgtggtCAAGTTTTACGgctcacgtagtagccttcacatagtactgcacacgtgatcaagttttacggctcacgtagtagccttcacatagtactacatacgtgaccaaagcttttcggtacccattgtagccttcacttagtactacacatgtaacCATAGtttatcgatacacgtagtagcatTCACACAATACTACACACGTGCTCAAAGCTTTtcgatacacatagtagccttcacttagtactaagcatgtgaccattatttatcgatacacgtagtagcattcacacagtactacacacgtgttcatcgacaccttattcaaatctttactcaaaaaattttataatttgtccAAAACACATTATAATATTAACCCTGTCACGTATATTGTTACGaaacataacaaaaataattataacaatgtaataattacatacaacttacctcgatacaaaatgtaaagattttgcaatttaatcctcaatcttctcttttccccgattaaGGTTGATTTCTCATCTTtcctgatctataatagcaatttgagcttgtttaatattcacatttattaaaacaagcttcgactcaacttttataaaattacaattttgtccataaacttttgcataattacatctttgtccccaagctcgaaaattaaatttcacaccTTATTCTTATcttttacaacatgctgaacacttttcccttctatgtcaacatcaaattctcactctaacatacacttatgaacaataaatatttttactgattatgtcgatttactcgtttttgcttaaaatcacttagaaaaagttgtttaacataatttctaacttcatattccaccataaaataacaaaataaacacatttcacctatgggtatttttctaaatataaaccctaacatgaattattgatagaataagctaaaccgagctacgatgatttcaaaaatgcaaagaacattaaaaacggggctaagatgCACCTACTATGAGCTTGAAAAatcaaagaaaccctagctatggtgtcttccaagttttggcagcaacttatggagaagataatgatttttgccatctttttccctttttattctttttattaccaaatgactaaaatgctccatttaaaaaaaaatctatttcacccatttcttatgtctatctTTGTCCATCTATTTcctaatagtctaattaccacataaggacctccaatttaaaatttcataacaattagacacctctaagatgtagaactcaacttttgcactttttacaatttagtccttttgactaaattaaatgcccaaacgtcaaaattttcgaacgaaatttttacaaaattttttcgtgaaattatggaccttaaaaatataatgataataatattttccctcgtcggatttgtggtcccgaaaccattgttccgactaaaCCCagaatcgggctattacaactctccccccttagggattttcgtcctcgaaaatcttaccagaaaagaggtttgggtactgtttcctcataacttcctccggttcccacgtagcctcttccattccatgtttttgccacaacactttcactaaggctacacttttatttcttaactgtttaatctctcgagccaaaatctttatcggttcctcctcataagtcatatctggccgaatttcaatctcaataggagaaaatatatgtgaaggatctgaacgatagcgtcgcaacatcgatacatgaaatacattatgtattcttTCCAACTCTgctggcaaagctaaccgataagctacgGGTCCAATCCTTTGAATaacttcatacggtccaataaaacgtggactcaatttgcctttatggctaaatctcaaaatcttcttccacggagatacttttaagaacactttatcacccacttgaaactcaatttcttttctctttaaatccgcatatgacttttgtcgatctaaaGCAGCCTTTAAGtagtcacgaattactttcaccttttcttcagtttctttcaccaaatcaactccgtgaatctgattctcactgagctcagtccaatacaaaggtgttctacacttacgtccatataatgcttcgtacggtgccattcgtatactcgactgataactattgttgtaagcaaattcaaacaatggtagatatttctcccaactgccttcaaattccaGAATACAGcaccggagcatgtcttcaagaacttgaatcacTCTTTCAGATTGTCCGTCGGTTTgcggatggaatgcagtactaaaattcaattttgtacccaggGCCTCTTGCAACTTTATCCAGAacctcgaagtaaacctcggatctctatccgatataatggacttaggcaccccgtgcaatctcacaatttcagcaacatatagcCCCACCAAcctatcaagtgagtaatctatgcgtaccggtataaaatgagccgactttgtcaatctatcaacgatcACCCAAAATAGCATCCTTCTTCCTTGGAGTCAGaggtaatcctgtcacaaaatccatcgtgatgctGTTCCATTTTCACTCTAGAATCATTACCGGTTGGagtaaacccgatggtacttgatgtttagctttcacttgttgacaaattatacactttgatacaaattccgagatatcctttttcatgcccggccaccaatacaatttcttcaaatcattatacatttttacactacctgggtgaactgacaaatcaccactgtgtgcctcacatgaaATGGTCtgaattaattcattattttttggtacacataccCTATTCTGGAACATCAGGCAATCATCtgaactaattcaaaaatctgagtcaacacctGCTTCGCACTTAGCTCTCCTAGCTTGGAATTCACTGTCATTCTTTTAAGCTTCCCGAATTTGCTGAAGGAATAATGGTCTAGCCCTCAATTcagccaaaactgaaccatcatcagataaggtTAATCTCGtactcatagctctcaaagcaaataaagattttctgctcaaagcatcagcaaccacattagcttttccgggatgataatcaatcactagctcatagtcttttattagctcaagccatcttcgttgtcgcaaattcaagtctttttgattcattaaatacttcaaactcttatgatcagtgaagattcgacacttctcaccatacaaataatggcgccaaatctttaaagcaaaaacaatggcagccaactctaaatcatgcgttggataattcttctcatgcggtttcagctGTCTCGAaacataagctattactttgccttcttgtattaacacacatccaagaccattcaatgatgcatcactgtaaactacAAACTCCTTccctgactcaggttgtaccaacactggtgcctccgtcaataatgccttcaatttcttgaaactttgttgacatttatcggtccactcaaacttaacattcttttgtagCAACTTAGTCATAGCAGAAGCAATCATTGAGAATCCCTTGACAAAGCGTCGGTAATACCTGGTTaaacccagaaagcttctaacctcggacacattctttggtggttccCAATccacaattgctgaaattttgctcggatcaacccgaataccgtcacttgaaactatatgtcccaagaatccaacttcacgaagccaaaactcacttttgttgaatttatcatacaattacttctccctcagaatctgcaacatagttctcaaatgttctgcatgctcggattcatcccgagaataaattaaaatatcatctatgaacaccaccacaaacttatccaaatagggtcgaaaaatttgattcatcaaatccataaaaatagccggagcattagttaaaccaaaaggcattaccagaaattcatagtgtccatacctcgttctgaaagcggtctttggcacatcggattccttaactctcaactgatagtaaccagatctcatatcaatctttgaaaacactgttgctccttttagttggtcaaacaaatcatcaattctcggcaaaggatacttgttctttatagtcactttgttgagtttacaatagtcaatacaaagtcttaTAGAGCcgcctttctttttcacaaataatataggagcaccccagggagaaaaactcggtctcacgaatcatttatctgtcaattcttgtagCTAAGCTTTTAATCCtttcaactcagtcggagccatccgataaggagcaatagaaatcggtgcagtaccaggtaacaagtcaatagcaaactcaacttctccaatcggaggtaacccagacAATTCCTTTGGAAATACATCCGAAAATTCACagactaccggcactgattcaagcttcgacctGGTTATACCAGTATTCAACaaataagcaagataagcttcacatccctttTTCATGTATTTCTAGGctgacatgtgcgaaatcactaTAGGCGATTTATTCGACTCTTCCGcttcaacccgaagaatttcaccatttccacatttcaattcaaggattttctatctacaatttaccttggcatcatgcaaaatcaaccaatccatccccaagatAACATCGAACTTATCAAATGGTAAGAGCATCAGATTAGCCGGGAAACAGTAAcattgaatcgtcaaaggacaattcttgcaaaccttatcaactaaaacatatttgcctaaagggtttgatactTTTACCACAAATGCAGTGTTTTCAACAGGaaaatttttattagatactaaattcacacatacatatgaatgagtagacccagggttaatcaaggcaataacatcaatatcataaagagaaaatgtaccagtaatcacatcgggagatgatgcatcctcacgagcacgtatggcataagctctagcaggtgttcGAGGTTCTGATTTTGTAGTTGTACCCTTCATTCCACTTTTACCACTATCTCTAGTTCCGGTGTTTCTCGACGGTCTACCTCTGCTAACAGTATCACTCAATCtaacattctgaaatttttcttcttcaattttctcagggcaatctttaatataatgttgttgagaaccacacttgaaacaagcccgGCTAATTAACCAGCATTCACCAGGATGTTGTCTTCCACAATGTTGACACTCTGGTCTACTAGGCTTCATACTACCCACACTTGATaccgatgtagcttgagcttCGAAACCCAAATACAATTTTCCCCGGTCTCGACGTGGATATCTAGTTGAAGTAGTCACTCTAGGATTCATCCTTTTAGACTTCTTTGACTGAGTTTGAAATGGTTTACTCATAGGCCGCTTCCTTGTATCTCGAGCCATCATcgtagcttttctcttttctttattcaattcttcagccttacaagctcgatcaaccaatactacaaattccttCAGTTCCAACATCCTAACAAATATTCTAATGTCTTCACTTAAACCATCtttaaaccttttacacatagcaGCTTCGGTAGGTacacattcttgagcatatttactcaatctaacaaactctctttcatactcagccACAGACATTCGGCCCTGCTTCAACTCGATAAATTCCTTgcgtttttgatcgatgaaccgttggcttatgtatttttttctgaattcatcctggaagaattcccacgtaACCCTTTCTTTCGAAACCACAGATaccaatgttttccaccaacgatacgctgaatcttttaacaaagatattgcacactttaaacattcttcggcagtacaagacaattcattaAATACCCGAATggaattttcaagccaaaactctgccttctgtgggtcatcatctatattagctcTGAAATCTTCGGCTCCATGCTTTCGGATTTTGTCAACAGGAGGCCTACTTGATCTTACCAAGTCAACATTTTGTGGAGCTGCAGGAACCGGTTGGGGAATAGGAGGAGGTGGAGGGGGTTGAACATTCGGATTTGCACGAACAAATTCTGTATACCAATTACTCATCATTCGAAGGAAAGCTTCCCGAGCCTCATCCTGACTATGTGTCTCATGTCTACTTTCTtcatgcgcggtcccttgtgcgggagcctgcgcgttactttcaacatcatctgccacaCTTCGAtctttactatataaaaaaaatttaaattgtcagaaatcatctcactatcacaatatataaatggcatgtatagatagacttttacacacattaTACTAATCCGAGAACTGGCTAAACTATagttttgataccactaaaatgtaacacctcgtacccgtATTCATCGTTGAAACAAGGTAAGAAGTGTtatcaaacgatcaaatttttttttttacaaaaattttgacatagtttcttttcataaatattcaattcCTCCTGTAAATTTTCGAAACACAATCTCAAGCAATAtcaatatttcaaccaaatacAATCATATATTCAGACACCATTAATCCATTCATAACATCCTAAACTATATGGACAATAGATTTAGGGAAATAATTCATCAATTATAGATACTAACATTTTAAACCAAaccacattttatacatttatatataagtttataCTACATTGcattaagtcatctatacatgccatttttcaaAAGGATTGGTTGCAAAATACCCAAGAGTTGATGATGATAGTGAGGATGATGTTTTGACTCCAACCAATTCCCGAGCTGAttaatatcactataaaacaaaggaaaaaaaaagaggaataagcttatagcttagtaagtatgtatgtaattgataaataaatttctagaataatatcatatattatataatttataccaCACATAAATCTATCATTAGTCAActtccagcaaactgtttttctgcgttacagtcactaaattatttttatccggagctacggaacaacaaattaagatccgtaaattttccctgaaactagactcatataaattcttaccataaaattttcagaatttttggttcagccaattagtaccgTTTATTCTCTAAATATTCCCCTACTTCACTGTTTCACACTTCTgtcctctcttcactaaaatttttttaactctttgtaaaaaattcaaaaaatgttaTCGTTTCTTTATCTTaaaaatttggaacaggggatttcgaaatcaatccaaCCCTGTCTCTATAAAGTTTaaatatccccaaatatacaactcctttgcttactttgtttctttcatatgaaaatagactcattcagcttcaatttcatatattatttaaccTCTAACTCGATTTCTATagtttttttgtgatttttcaaactaacatcaccGTCATTGTCCAAATCTGTTCTATTCCAATATTCCTTattcacatagcactataaccatttattttataacacaacaCAAACTTCATCACTTCAATCACTTTTCACAACTTATTACATTCGGatcacatattcatatttcatcatcatgacgatttaaaaaaatatttggaccttttcacacagtactactcatattatttttatcattcgatacacgtagtagccttcacatagtactacacacgtgatcagtTTTActgttcacgtagtagccttcacatagtactacacacgtggtCAAGTTTTACGgctcacgtagtagccttcacatagtactgcacacgtgatcaagttttacggctcacgtagtagccttcacatagtactacatacgtgaccaaagcttttcggtacccattgtagccttcacttagtactacacatgtaacCATAGTTtaccgatacacgtagtagcattcacacagtactacacacgtgctcaaagcttttcggtacacatagtagccttcacttagtactacgcatgtgaccattatttatcgatacacatagtagccttcacacagtactacataCGTGTTCATCGACACCTTATTCAAATCTTTActcaaataaatttataatttgtcCAAAACACATTATAATATTAACCTTTTCACGTATATTGTTACGaaacataacaaaaataattataacaatgcaataattacatacaacttacttcgatacaaaatgtaaaattttataatttaatcctcaatcttctcttttccccgattaaggttgatttctcgtctttcttgatctataatagcaatttgagcttgtttaatattcacatttattaaaacaagcttcgactcaacttttataaaattacaattttgtccctaaacttttgcataattacatctttgtccccaagctcgaaaattaaatttcacaccTTATTCTTATcttttacaacatgctgaacacttttcccttctatgtcaacttcaaattctcactctaacatacacttatgaacaataaatatttttaccgattatgtcgatTTACTCGCTTTTGcctaaaatcacttagcaaaagttgtttaacataatttctaacttcatattccaccataaaacaacaaaataaacaaattttacctatgggtatttttctatatataaaccctaacatgaattattgatagaataagctaaaccgagctacgagatttcaaaaatgcgaagaacattaaaaacggggctaagatgCACCTACTATGAGCTTGAAAAATCaaagaaaccctagatatggtgtCTTCCAagttttggcagcaacttatggagaagatgatgatttttgccatctttttccttttttattctttttattaccaaatgactaaaatgccccatttaaaaaaaatctatttcacccatttcttatgtctatctTTGTCCATCTATTTCCTAATGGTCttattaccacataaggacctccaatttaaaatttcataacaattagacacctctaagatgtagaactcaacttttgcactttttacaatttagtccttttgactaaattaaatgcccaaacgtcaaaattttcgaacgaaatttttacgaaattttttcgtgaaattatagaccttaaaaatataatgataataatattttccctcgtcagatttgtggtcccaaaaccactgttccgactagacctaGAATCTGGCTGTTACACTTCAAGTTTCCAAGCACTGATGAATTCCATTTTTAAAGGGTTATTGAGGAAACCAATGCTAGTGATGaaaggcattatgaatttttggttatgccattcggCTTAACCAACGCCCCTTCAAGTTTCCAAGCACTGATGAATTCCATTTTTAAA
This region includes:
- the LOC107920323 gene encoding COP9 signalosome complex subunit 6a, which encodes MASSSSSGLTFKLHPLVIVNISDHYTRVKSQLNPPPLTSTSATVNGVENQQQAPRVYGCVIGVQRGRTVEIFNSFELLYDPSTHSLDRPFLKKKQELYKKVFPHFYILGWYSTGSDAQESDMHIHRALMDINESPLYVLLNPAINPTQKDLPVTIYESELHVIDGIPQLIFVRSSYTIETVEAERISVDHVAHLKPSDGGSAATQLAAHLTGIHSAIKMLNSRIRVLHHYLVGMQKGDIPCENSLLRQVSSLLRRLPAIESEKFQDDFLMEYNDTLLITYLAMFTNCSSTMNELVDKFNTAYDRHSRRGGRTAFI